A window of Deltaproteobacteria bacterium contains these coding sequences:
- a CDS encoding DEAD/DEAH box helicase, with amino-acid sequence MSDTPETSTEVTPASDYVAEESFDQLPLSDSLRKGIAERGYTRPTPVQARALRPALGGKDLIVRSKTGTGKTAAFGIPVLERIDVSRKEPQALALCPTRELAIQVAEEVEKLGASKGVQVSAIYGGAAMGKQVDELAAGAQFIVGTPGRVYDHIRRKNLRLGNCKMAVLDEADEMLNQGFFEEVMRILEQLPGDRQTLLFSATVTPDIERLIKKFTKNPETILLSGDTYTVEGITNVFYELEDAYPKPRNLLYLLEKEQPESAIIFCNTRDDTSLVTAVLNRNGFDAELLNGDLPQKERERVMGKVKRGELQFMVATDIAARGIDISDLTHVINYSLPEDAAVYLHRVGRTGRIGRTGTAISIVSGAELSTRSVLEKKYGIKFEMRKMPSAEEAHKLWTDKHVKEIRDVASGSVFDAMLPMARELKGREDGEQIFAFLLKYFFQHHRMEKAQSAGTTTSEPERPAARKPEGRREREVREREERGPRRDRERRERPPRRPDTPVNGDAIANPPPGPESRSDEASSEPTGEHAGRRAKLWVNLGATDGLDANAVRSALLSLSGVDNAQILDIDLKATHSYAFVEPAAADALIAASGKEREGKPVRIEKPRRRR; translated from the coding sequence ATGTCCGACACCCCAGAGACCTCGACCGAGGTCACCCCGGCCAGCGACTACGTGGCCGAAGAGTCCTTCGATCAGCTGCCGCTCTCCGACTCGCTCCGCAAGGGCATCGCCGAGCGTGGCTACACCCGGCCCACGCCCGTGCAGGCGCGCGCCTTGCGGCCCGCACTGGGCGGCAAGGACCTCATCGTCCGCAGCAAGACCGGCACCGGCAAGACGGCCGCCTTCGGCATCCCCGTGCTCGAGCGCATCGACGTCTCGCGCAAGGAGCCGCAGGCGCTGGCGCTCTGTCCCACGCGCGAGCTGGCCATCCAGGTGGCGGAGGAGGTGGAGAAGCTGGGCGCGTCAAAGGGCGTGCAGGTCTCGGCGATCTACGGCGGCGCGGCGATGGGCAAGCAGGTGGACGAGCTCGCCGCGGGCGCGCAGTTCATCGTGGGCACGCCGGGCCGCGTCTATGACCACATCCGCCGCAAGAACCTGCGCCTGGGCAACTGCAAGATGGCCGTGCTGGATGAGGCCGACGAGATGCTGAACCAGGGCTTCTTCGAAGAGGTGATGCGCATCCTCGAGCAGCTCCCCGGCGATCGGCAGACGCTGCTCTTTTCCGCCACGGTCACGCCCGACATCGAGCGGCTGATCAAGAAGTTCACCAAGAACCCGGAGACCATCCTCCTCTCGGGCGACACGTACACCGTGGAGGGCATCACCAACGTCTTCTACGAGCTGGAGGATGCCTACCCCAAGCCGCGGAACCTGCTCTATCTCCTCGAGAAGGAGCAGCCCGAGAGCGCCATCATCTTCTGCAACACGCGCGACGACACCAGCCTGGTGACCGCGGTGCTCAACCGCAACGGCTTCGACGCGGAGCTGCTCAACGGCGACCTGCCGCAGAAGGAGCGCGAGCGGGTGATGGGCAAGGTGAAGCGGGGCGAGCTGCAGTTCATGGTGGCCACCGACATCGCCGCGCGCGGCATCGACATCAGCGACCTCACCCACGTCATCAACTACTCGCTGCCCGAGGATGCGGCGGTCTACCTGCACCGGGTGGGCCGCACCGGCCGCATCGGGCGCACGGGCACGGCCATCAGCATCGTCTCGGGCGCGGAGCTGTCGACCCGGAGCGTGCTGGAGAAGAAGTACGGCATCAAGTTCGAGATGCGGAAGATGCCCAGCGCGGAAGAGGCCCACAAGCTCTGGACGGACAAGCACGTCAAGGAGATCCGCGACGTGGCCTCGGGCTCGGTGTTCGACGCCATGCTGCCCATGGCTCGCGAGCTCAAGGGCCGCGAGGACGGCGAGCAGATCTTCGCCTTCCTGCTGAAGTACTTCTTCCAGCACCACCGCATGGAGAAGGCGCAGTCGGCAGGGACGACGACGAGCGAGCCGGAGCGTCCGGCGGCGCGCAAGCCCGAGGGCCGGCGCGAGCGCGAGGTGCGGGAGCGCGAGGAGCGCGGGCCGCGTCGGGACCGGGAGCGTCGCGAGCGTCCTCCGCGGCGTCCGGACACGCCGGTGAATGGCGACGCGATCGCCAATCCGCCGCCCGGTCCGGAGTCGCGGAGCGACGAGGCCTCCAGCGAGCCGACCGGCGAGCACGCGGGGCGGCGCGCGAAGCTCTGGGTGAACCTGGGCGCGACCGACGGCCTGGACGCGAACGCGGTGCGGAGCGCGCTCCTCTCGCTCTCCGGCGTAGACAACGCGCAGATCCTGGACATCGACCTCAAGGCCACGCACAGCTACGCGTTCGTGGAGCCGGCGGCGGCGGACGCGCTGATCGCGGCGTCGGGCAAGGAGCGCGAGGGCAAGCCCGTGCGCATCGAGAAGCCTCGGCGGCGGCGGTAG
- a CDS encoding RNA polymerase factor sigma-32: MLPPGKERKPRAKKGEKPAPEPIEAEVSTDGEAEPDVEGAEPSPAELAEVEPAEAPLKPAKALAPLRPGGARDALQQYMNEVGRYKLLTREEEHALAVKYRDTGDLEAARTLIASNLRLVVKIAFEYHRTAFNVLDLIQEGNVGLMHAVKKFDPYKNVKLSTYAAWWIRAFILRYVMENWRMVKLGTTQAQRKLFFNLRKERDRLLQQGFDPTPKLLAQRLDVTEQDVTDMERRLGNDEVSLEAPVGDDSRQSQGDRIPETSQAIDEKLGDQELLQRFQQELAAFAKTITDDKERFIFEKRLTSDEPLKLQEIGDHFGVSRERARQIEAKLIGRLKAHVQAKLPDFKELSFERED, translated from the coding sequence ATGCTGCCGCCTGGCAAAGAGCGCAAGCCGCGCGCGAAGAAGGGCGAGAAGCCCGCGCCCGAGCCCATCGAGGCCGAGGTGTCGACCGACGGCGAGGCCGAGCCCGACGTCGAGGGCGCCGAGCCTTCGCCCGCCGAGCTCGCCGAGGTGGAGCCCGCCGAGGCCCCGCTGAAGCCAGCCAAGGCCCTGGCGCCGCTGCGTCCGGGCGGCGCGCGCGATGCGCTGCAGCAGTACATGAACGAGGTCGGCCGCTACAAGCTGCTCACCCGCGAGGAGGAGCACGCCCTCGCCGTGAAGTACCGCGACACCGGCGACCTCGAGGCCGCGCGCACGCTCATCGCCTCCAACCTGCGCCTCGTGGTGAAGATCGCCTTCGAGTACCACCGCACCGCGTTCAACGTGCTCGACCTGATCCAGGAGGGCAACGTCGGGCTGATGCACGCGGTGAAGAAGTTCGATCCGTACAAGAACGTGAAGCTCTCCACCTACGCCGCGTGGTGGATCCGCGCCTTCATCCTCCGCTACGTGATGGAGAACTGGCGGATGGTGAAGCTGGGCACCACGCAAGCCCAGCGGAAGCTCTTCTTCAACCTGCGCAAGGAGCGCGACCGGCTCCTGCAGCAGGGCTTCGATCCCACTCCCAAGCTGCTGGCCCAGCGGCTCGACGTGACCGAGCAGGACGTCACCGACATGGAGCGCCGCCTGGGCAACGACGAGGTCTCGCTCGAGGCGCCCGTCGGCGACGACTCCCGCCAGAGCCAGGGCGATCGCATCCCGGAGACCTCGCAGGCCATCGACGAGAAGCTCGGCGACCAGGAGCTGCTCCAGCGCTTTCAGCAAGAGCTGGCCGCGTTCGCCAAGACCATCACCGACGACAAGGAGCGCTTCATCTTCGAGAAGCGGCTCACCAGCGACGAGCCGCTCAAGCTCCAGGAGATCGGCGATCACTTCGGCGTCTCGCGCGAGCGCGCGCGGCAGATCGAGGCCAAGCTCATCGGCCGGCTGAAGGCGCACGTGCAGGCGAAGCTCCCCGACTTCAAGGAGCTCTCGTTCGAGCGCGAGGACTGA